Proteins found in one Hevea brasiliensis isolate MT/VB/25A 57/8 chromosome 18, ASM3005281v1, whole genome shotgun sequence genomic segment:
- the LOC110672082 gene encoding uncharacterized protein LOC110672082, with protein sequence MDLIKYVFESPFIPGRIAKWQVILSQYDIVYMTRKVVKGSVIADLLTENPTDDHEALDFDFLNEHINAIDEVTKVKDDVWQMYFDGEANLSSNGIGALLVSPDGKHFSIVVKLIFECTNNVAEYEACVSGLQAAIEMKVKKLEVYRDSALTIYQVKGKWQTKDPKIIPY encoded by the coding sequence ATGGATCTAATCAAGTATGTCTTTGAAAGTCCATTCATACCAGGGAGAATAGCAAAGTGGCAAGTCATACTTTCACAATATGACATTGTTTATATGACGAGGAAGGTGGTAAAAGGAAGTGTGATAGCTGATCTCTTAACAGAAAATCCAACTGATGATCATGAGGCTTTGGATTTTGATTTTCTTAATGAACATATTAATGCAATAGATGAAGTGACAAAAGTGAAAGATGATGTATGGCAAATGTATTTCGATGGAGAAGCTAACCTCTCTAGTAATGGAATTGGGGCACTACTagtatccccagatggaaaacaTTTCTCGATAGTAGTCAAGTTAATATTTGAATGCACTAATAATGTTGCTGAATATGAAGCCTGTGTGAGTGgcttacaagctgctatcgagatgAAAGTGAAGAAATTAGAAGTATACAGAGATTCAGCTTTGACAATCTACCAGGTGAAGGGAAAATGGCAGACTAAGGATCCCAAAATAATTCCATATTAA